A single genomic interval of Anopheles marshallii chromosome 2, idAnoMarsDA_429_01, whole genome shotgun sequence harbors:
- the LOC128708572 gene encoding PBAN-type neuropeptides produces MFRFSFFFNLICLYLAIKSALSVEMDSNDQKFADLRTSGHETAEGGASDPDTLRREDSAEGLNKRAAAMWFGPRLGKRTIATDLHDDLVEEFDSAPLGYAGEPPQKLATELVQGAPYMVLLLTAKPRKPQPIFYHTTSPRLGRRDSVGENHQRPPFAPRLGRNLPFSPRLGRAYNGGYPLPFQFAY; encoded by the exons ATGTttaggttttccttttttttcaatctcaTCTGCCTCTATTTGGCTATCAAAAGTGCACTGAGTGTAGAAATGGATTCGAAT GATCAAAAGTTTGCCGATCTGCGAACATCGGGGCATGAAACGGCAGAGGGTGGTGCGTCAGATCCGGACACCCTTCGACGGGAGGATAGTGCCGAAGGGCTGAACAAAAGGGCTGCCGCCATGTGGTTCGGACCGCGGCTCGGTAAGCGTACCATTGCAACGGATTTGCACGACGATCTGGTGGAGGAGTTCGACAGTGCACCGCTCGGTTACGCGGGCGAACCGCCACAGAAGCTGGCTACCGAACTCGTCCAGGGCGCACCGTACATGGTGCTATTACTCACAGCGAAACCTC GAAAACCACAGCCAATATTTTACCATACGACGTCGCCGCGGCTTGGGCGGCGGGATTCGGTCGGTGAGAATCATCAACGGCCACCGTTTGCACCACGGCTCGGACGAAATCTACCCTTCTCGCCACGGCTAGGACGTGCGTACAACGGTGGATATCCGCTACCATTCCAGTTCGCGTACTGA